A DNA window from Actinokineospora baliensis contains the following coding sequences:
- a CDS encoding succinate dehydrogenase cytochrome b subunit produces MALTLQRGSLGRQGFPRRLWGSTVGKKVVMAVTGGILLGYVVAHMVGNLTIFFGDIDGYGVFLRQLLSPVLGYAGFVWVVRVVLLLAVVLHMTAAIQLARRAARARPVGYARRPKVQGSYAARTMRWGGVILALFVVYHLLDLTAGVLNPHGVEGQIHANVVADFQHWYVVAAYTLAVVALGFHLRHGMWSALRSLGKAPGTSSAAALVVSVGITVGFLSVPYAVLFGIVR; encoded by the coding sequence ATGGCACTGACGCTGCAGCGCGGATCACTTGGCAGGCAAGGGTTCCCGCGCAGGCTGTGGGGGTCCACGGTCGGCAAGAAGGTCGTGATGGCGGTCACCGGCGGCATCCTGCTCGGCTACGTCGTCGCGCACATGGTCGGCAACCTGACGATCTTCTTCGGCGACATCGACGGCTACGGCGTCTTCCTGCGGCAGCTGCTCTCGCCGGTGCTCGGCTACGCCGGGTTCGTCTGGGTCGTCCGCGTGGTCTTGCTGCTCGCCGTCGTCCTGCACATGACAGCGGCCATCCAGCTCGCCCGCCGCGCCGCTCGTGCCCGTCCGGTCGGGTACGCGCGCAGGCCGAAGGTCCAGGGGAGCTACGCGGCCAGAACGATGCGCTGGGGCGGGGTGATCCTCGCCCTCTTCGTCGTCTACCACCTGCTGGACCTCACGGCCGGGGTCCTCAACCCGCACGGCGTCGAAGGGCAGATCCACGCCAACGTCGTCGCCGACTTCCAGCACTGGTACGTCGTGGCCGCCTACACGCTGGCGGTCGTCGCCCTTGGCTTCCACCTCCGGCACGGGATGTGGAGCGCGCTGCGCAGCCTGGGCAAGGCCCCCGGCACATCGAGCGCGGCGGCCTTGGTCGTCTCCGTTGGCATCACGGTCGGATTCCTCTCCGTGCCCTACGCCGTCCTCTTCGGAATCGTGAGGTAA
- the ligA gene encoding NAD-dependent DNA ligase LigA → MTSADQDLPHLSAATAAEGVEDVPADVRERHAVLAEELLGHQFRYYVLDSPTVSDGEFDVLLRELAELERVHPALVTPESPTQRVGGTFSTEFAAVDHLERMLSLDNAFDFDELGSWVDRVTKEVGDAAHYLCELKIDGLAINLLYENGRLTRALTRGDGRTGEDVTLNVRTMRDVPERLVGSAEFPVPELVEIRGEVFFRVEDFTELNARLVEAGKPPFANPRNTAAGSLRQKDPKITASRPLRMICHGLGKRVGFEPTAQSEAYRALAAWGLPVSEHTKLLRSADQLAEHVRYWGEHRHDALHEIDGIVIKVDEVSLQRRLGSTSRAPRWAIAYKYAPEEATTTLLDIRVNVGRTGRVTPYAVMEPVKVAGSTVEMATLHNAGEVKRKGVLIGDRVVIRKAGDVIPEVLGPVVDARPDDAREFVMPTDCPACGTTLRYEKEGDADIRCPNARSCPAQLRERLFHLAGRGAFDIEVLGYEAAGALLSSGALADEGDVFSLTEDDLIEVDLFRTKAGELSANGRKLLANLDSAKDRPLWKVVVALSIRHVGPTAARALAREFGSLAAIEAADEQQLADTEGVGPTIAAAVLEWFEVDWHRDVVDKWRAAGVTTVEERDEEIPRTLEGLSIVVTGSLSTHSRDEAKESILARGGKASGSVSKKTAFVVVGDAPGTKYDKAVQLKVPVLDEDGFAVLLARGPEAAAEVAAVGDPNAPAESTED, encoded by the coding sequence GTGACCAGTGCTGATCAGGACCTGCCGCACCTGTCGGCCGCCACCGCGGCCGAGGGTGTCGAGGACGTGCCCGCCGACGTCCGGGAGCGGCATGCGGTGCTCGCCGAGGAGTTGCTCGGCCACCAGTTCCGCTACTACGTGCTCGACTCGCCGACCGTCTCCGACGGCGAGTTCGACGTGCTGCTGCGCGAGCTGGCCGAGCTCGAGCGGGTGCACCCGGCGCTGGTCACCCCCGAGTCGCCCACCCAGCGCGTCGGCGGCACGTTCTCCACCGAGTTCGCCGCCGTCGACCACCTGGAGCGGATGCTCAGCCTGGACAACGCCTTCGACTTCGACGAGCTCGGGTCCTGGGTCGACCGGGTCACCAAGGAGGTCGGCGACGCCGCGCACTACCTGTGCGAGCTCAAGATCGACGGGCTGGCCATCAACCTGCTCTACGAGAACGGCAGGCTCACCCGCGCTCTCACCCGCGGCGACGGCCGCACCGGCGAGGACGTCACCCTCAACGTGCGCACCATGCGCGACGTGCCGGAGCGGCTGGTCGGCAGCGCCGAGTTCCCGGTCCCCGAGCTCGTCGAGATCCGCGGCGAGGTCTTCTTCCGCGTCGAGGACTTCACCGAGCTCAACGCCCGCCTGGTGGAGGCGGGCAAACCGCCGTTCGCGAACCCGCGCAACACAGCGGCGGGCTCGCTGCGCCAGAAGGACCCCAAGATCACCGCGAGTCGGCCGCTGCGGATGATCTGCCACGGCCTGGGCAAGCGGGTCGGGTTCGAGCCGACCGCCCAGTCCGAGGCGTACCGCGCCCTGGCGGCGTGGGGTCTGCCGGTGTCCGAGCACACGAAGCTGCTGCGCTCGGCCGACCAGCTCGCCGAGCACGTCCGGTACTGGGGCGAGCACCGCCACGACGCACTGCACGAGATCGACGGCATCGTCATCAAGGTCGACGAGGTGTCCCTGCAGCGCAGGCTGGGCAGCACCTCGCGGGCGCCGCGGTGGGCGATCGCCTACAAGTACGCGCCGGAGGAGGCCACCACCACGCTGCTCGACATCCGGGTGAACGTGGGCCGCACCGGCCGGGTCACCCCGTACGCGGTGATGGAGCCGGTCAAGGTCGCGGGTTCCACCGTCGAGATGGCCACCCTGCACAACGCGGGCGAGGTCAAGCGCAAGGGCGTGCTCATCGGCGACCGCGTCGTCATCCGCAAGGCGGGCGACGTCATCCCCGAGGTCCTGGGGCCGGTCGTCGACGCGAGACCCGACGACGCGCGCGAGTTCGTCATGCCCACCGACTGCCCGGCCTGCGGCACCACCCTGCGCTACGAGAAGGAGGGCGACGCCGACATCCGCTGCCCCAACGCGCGGTCCTGCCCCGCGCAGCTGCGGGAACGGCTCTTCCACCTCGCGGGCCGCGGTGCGTTCGACATCGAGGTCCTCGGCTACGAGGCCGCGGGCGCACTGCTGTCCTCCGGCGCGCTGGCCGACGAGGGCGATGTGTTCTCCCTCACCGAGGACGACCTGATCGAGGTCGACCTGTTCCGCACCAAGGCGGGCGAGCTCTCCGCCAACGGGCGCAAGTTGCTGGCCAACCTCGACAGCGCCAAAGACCGTCCACTGTGGAAGGTGGTGGTCGCGCTGTCGATCCGGCACGTCGGCCCGACCGCTGCGCGGGCGCTGGCCCGCGAGTTCGGCTCCCTGGCGGCGATCGAGGCCGCCGACGAGCAGCAGCTCGCCGACACCGAGGGCGTCGGCCCGACCATCGCGGCCGCGGTGCTCGAGTGGTTCGAGGTCGACTGGCACCGCGACGTGGTCGACAAGTGGCGCGCCGCCGGGGTCACCACGGTCGAGGAGCGCGACGAGGAGATCCCGCGCACGTTGGAGGGCCTCTCGATCGTGGTCACCGGGAGCCTGTCGACGCATTCGCGCGACGAGGCCAAGGAGTCCATCTTGGCCAGAGGCGGCAAGGCTTCCGGCTCGGTCTCGAAGAAGACCGCGTTCGTCGTGGTCGGTGACGCTCCCGGTACCAAGTACGACAAGGCCGTGCAGCTCAAGGTCCCGGTGCTCGACGAGGACGGTTTCGCGGTGCTGCTGGCCCGGGGCCCGGAAGCGGCCGCCGAGGTCGCCGCCGTCGGCGATCCGAACGCCCCCGCGGAGTCCACCGAGGACTGA
- a CDS encoding serine/threonine dehydratase, translating to MDHTDVAAAAARIAPHIRRTPHLRTEVNGQPVVLKLEHLQRTGSFKFRGALNALIGGPQPTHVVTASGGNHGVAVATAAQVLGLPATVYVPERAPESKTRRIEAAGAKLVRHGATYAEASAAALTEAAESGARYVPAYDDPLVIAGQGTCAAEVVADVPEVDAFVVAVGGGGLAAGTVLGSRGRSVALVEPVDCQAMHDALKAGTPVDAVVNSVAASALGASRVGALPFDVVRHGEVRSILVSDQELLAARDLLWEEFRIAVEPAAAVPLAGLLSGQVDGKLPCLVICGANSDWVPA from the coding sequence GTGGACCACACCGATGTCGCCGCCGCTGCAGCCCGCATAGCACCGCACATCCGGCGCACGCCGCACCTGCGCACCGAGGTGAACGGGCAGCCCGTGGTGCTGAAGCTGGAGCACCTGCAACGCACGGGCTCCTTCAAGTTCCGCGGCGCCCTCAACGCGCTTATCGGCGGCCCGCAGCCCACCCACGTCGTGACGGCCTCCGGCGGCAACCACGGAGTGGCCGTCGCCACCGCGGCCCAGGTGTTGGGCCTGCCCGCGACTGTCTACGTGCCCGAACGCGCACCAGAGTCCAAGACCCGGCGCATCGAGGCGGCGGGAGCGAAGCTAGTGCGCCACGGCGCTACCTACGCGGAGGCTTCGGCGGCAGCGCTGACGGAAGCAGCCGAGAGCGGGGCGCGGTATGTGCCCGCCTATGACGACCCGTTGGTCATCGCGGGGCAAGGAACGTGCGCGGCCGAAGTGGTGGCGGACGTTCCGGAGGTGGACGCGTTCGTGGTCGCCGTCGGTGGCGGCGGGCTGGCAGCCGGGACTGTCCTGGGGAGCCGCGGGCGGTCAGTGGCGTTGGTCGAGCCCGTCGACTGTCAGGCCATGCATGACGCGCTAAAGGCGGGAACGCCGGTCGATGCGGTGGTGAACTCGGTGGCCGCCTCGGCCTTGGGGGCCTCGCGCGTGGGTGCCTTGCCGTTCGACGTGGTGCGGCACGGGGAAGTGCGGTCCATCCTGGTGAGTGACCAGGAGTTGCTGGCCGCACGCGATCTCTTGTGGGAAGAGTTCCGGATAGCCGTGGAGCCCGCGGCGGCGGTGCCATTGGCGGGATTGTTGAGCGGGCAGGTGGACGGGAAACTCCCCTGCTTGGTGATCTGCGGGGCGAACAGCGATTGGGTGCCCGCCTAA
- a CDS encoding fumarate reductase/succinate dehydrogenase flavoprotein subunit, whose translation MLYREGDPIADTRAPQGPLETRWERRRFSSRLVNPANRRKLTVIVVGTGLAGGSAAATLGELGYNVLSFCYQDSPRRAHSIAAQGGINAAKNYAGDGDSVHRLFHDTVKGGDFRSRESNVHRLAEVSTSIIDQCVAQGVPFAREYGGLLDTRSFGGAQVSRTFYARGQTGQQLLLGAYQALARQIHAGTVRSHPRTEMLDLVVSQGRARGVVVRDLVTGEVTTHLADAVVLATGGYGNVFHLSTNAKGCNTTAIWRAHKRGALFANPCYTQIHPTCIPVSGDHQSKLTLMSESLRNDGRVWVPLQAGDDRTPGQIPEAERDYYLERMYPSFGNLVPRDIASRAAKAVCDAGRGVGPGGLGVYLDFADAIARLGRDAVAARYGNLFEMYQRITDEDPYQVPMRIYPAVHYTMGGLWVDYDLRSTIPGLFVIGEANFSDHGANRLGASALMQGLADGYFVLPAVIGDYLADGPFGPVDANAVDEAEDGVREMIDTLLSIDGDRTAESFHRELGRLMWDLCGMERSEEGLRKALERIPSLRDEFWRRLKVTGTGSELNQALEKAGRVADFLELAELMCVDALHRTESCGGHFRVESQTPEGDARRDDENFSYVAAWEFTGVGEPPALHHEELTFEAVSPTVRSYK comes from the coding sequence GTGCTCTACCGCGAGGGCGACCCGATCGCCGACACCCGTGCCCCGCAGGGCCCTCTTGAGACCCGGTGGGAGCGCCGCCGCTTCTCCTCCCGGCTGGTCAACCCCGCCAACCGGCGCAAGCTGACCGTCATCGTCGTGGGGACCGGCCTGGCGGGCGGCTCAGCAGCCGCGACCCTGGGCGAACTCGGCTACAACGTGCTGTCGTTCTGCTACCAGGACAGCCCGAGACGCGCCCACAGCATCGCCGCACAAGGCGGCATCAACGCCGCCAAGAACTACGCGGGCGACGGCGACAGCGTGCACCGCCTCTTCCACGACACCGTCAAGGGCGGCGACTTCCGCTCCCGCGAGTCCAACGTGCACCGGCTCGCGGAGGTCAGCACCAGCATCATCGACCAGTGCGTCGCTCAAGGCGTGCCCTTCGCACGCGAGTACGGGGGCTTGCTCGACACAAGGTCCTTCGGCGGCGCACAGGTGTCCAGGACCTTCTACGCGCGGGGGCAGACCGGACAACAACTCCTCTTGGGCGCCTATCAAGCGCTTGCGCGACAGATCCACGCGGGCACGGTCCGGTCACACCCGCGAACGGAGATGCTCGACCTGGTTGTGTCCCAAGGCCGGGCCCGCGGCGTCGTAGTGCGCGATCTCGTCACAGGTGAAGTCACCACGCACCTAGCCGACGCGGTGGTCTTGGCGACAGGCGGCTACGGCAACGTCTTTCACCTCTCGACCAACGCCAAGGGCTGCAACACCACCGCCATATGGCGCGCGCACAAGCGCGGTGCCCTCTTCGCGAACCCGTGCTACACCCAGATCCACCCCACCTGCATCCCGGTCAGCGGCGACCACCAGTCGAAGCTGACGCTGATGAGCGAGTCACTGCGCAACGACGGTCGGGTGTGGGTTCCTCTCCAGGCGGGCGACGATCGCACACCCGGCCAGATCCCCGAGGCCGAACGGGACTACTACCTGGAACGGATGTACCCGAGCTTCGGCAACCTGGTTCCCCGCGACATCGCTTCCCGCGCCGCGAAAGCCGTGTGCGACGCCGGTAGGGGAGTGGGGCCCGGGGGTCTGGGTGTTTATCTCGACTTCGCTGACGCCATCGCGCGGCTCGGTAGGGATGCCGTTGCCGCGCGGTACGGGAACCTGTTCGAGATGTACCAGCGCATCACCGACGAAGACCCCTACCAGGTTCCGATGCGCATCTACCCGGCCGTGCACTACACCATGGGCGGCCTCTGGGTGGACTACGACCTGCGCAGCACCATCCCGGGCCTCTTCGTCATCGGCGAAGCCAACTTCTCCGACCACGGCGCCAACCGGCTTGGGGCCAGTGCTCTTATGCAGGGGCTCGCGGACGGCTACTTCGTCCTCCCCGCGGTCATTGGCGACTACCTCGCTGACGGCCCGTTCGGACCCGTCGACGCCAACGCGGTCGACGAGGCCGAGGACGGTGTGCGCGAGATGATCGACACGCTCCTGTCGATCGACGGTGACCGCACAGCGGAGTCCTTCCACCGCGAGCTAGGCAGGCTCATGTGGGATCTATGCGGCATGGAACGCTCAGAGGAAGGGCTCCGGAAGGCCCTAGAACGCATCCCCTCGCTGCGCGACGAGTTCTGGCGACGGCTGAAGGTGACGGGCACCGGCAGCGAACTGAACCAGGCCCTGGAGAAGGCGGGGCGGGTAGCGGACTTCCTCGAACTGGCCGAACTGATGTGCGTCGACGCCCTCCACCGCACCGAGTCTTGCGGCGGCCACTTCCGCGTGGAGAGCCAAACCCCAGAAGGTGATGCGCGCCGCGACGACGAGAACTTCTCTTACGTCGCCGCGTGGGAGTTCACCGGCGTAGGCGAACCACCCGCCCTCCACCACGAAGAACTGACCTTCGAGGCCGTCAGCCCCACCGTGAGGAGCTACAAGTGA
- a CDS encoding methionine synthase — translation MSTAPWSPGTATGIGSLPGTDPVEAATTVLGELPDLPHMPELPARGLGADIIGRSAALLVDLAVELVPSGYRVTARPGLEHRRAVDLLRRDLDALEEAVERLGSPPPAVKVQVAGPWTLTSGLELPRGHRVLTDRGALREFTESLGEGVSRHVAEVRRRIGAPVVVQLDEPSLPTVLAGALPTPSGYGTVPAVAEPEARDVLAAVVEAAAAATGQPVIVHCCAPRPPFALLRSAGAGAVAFDVGLLAKAGAATWDAVGEVWDAGTTLFLGVVPSTDPGRALTLREAASPAFTLVDRLGFTRSVLAERAVATPTCGMAAATDSWARRAMSLVRDVGKSFVEPPEGW, via the coding sequence GTGAGCACTGCACCCTGGTCGCCCGGTACCGCTACCGGGATCGGCTCGTTGCCCGGCACCGACCCCGTCGAGGCCGCCACCACCGTTCTCGGTGAGCTGCCCGATCTGCCGCACATGCCGGAACTCCCGGCCAGGGGGCTCGGGGCCGACATCATCGGGCGGTCGGCCGCCCTGCTGGTCGACCTGGCGGTGGAGCTGGTGCCGTCCGGGTACCGGGTGACCGCCCGGCCGGGGCTGGAGCACCGGCGCGCCGTCGACCTCCTCCGGCGGGACCTCGACGCCCTCGAGGAGGCCGTCGAGCGGCTGGGCAGCCCGCCGCCTGCGGTGAAGGTGCAGGTCGCGGGCCCCTGGACCTTGACGTCTGGGCTGGAGTTGCCGCGCGGGCACCGGGTCCTGACCGACCGCGGCGCGCTGCGGGAGTTCACCGAATCGCTGGGTGAGGGCGTGTCCAGGCACGTGGCGGAGGTGCGTCGGCGGATCGGGGCGCCGGTGGTCGTGCAGCTCGACGAGCCGAGCCTGCCGACCGTCCTCGCCGGAGCGCTGCCCACCCCCTCGGGGTACGGCACGGTGCCCGCGGTGGCCGAGCCGGAGGCCCGTGACGTGTTGGCGGCCGTGGTCGAGGCGGCCGCGGCGGCCACCGGTCAGCCCGTGATCGTCCACTGTTGCGCGCCGAGGCCGCCATTCGCCCTCCTGCGGTCCGCGGGAGCCGGGGCGGTCGCGTTCGACGTCGGCCTGCTCGCCAAGGCCGGAGCGGCCACGTGGGACGCCGTTGGCGAGGTGTGGGACGCCGGGACGACGTTGTTCCTCGGCGTGGTGCCCAGCACCGACCCCGGCCGGGCCCTCACCCTCCGCGAGGCGGCGAGCCCCGCGTTCACGCTGGTCGACCGGCTCGGGTTCACCCGCTCGGTTCTCGCCGAGCGCGCTGTCGCCACCCCCACCTGCGGGATGGCGGCGGCCACGGACAGCTGGGCCCGCCGGGCCATGTCCCTCGTGCGTGACGTGGGCAAGTCGTTCGTGGAGCCCCCGGAGGGCTGGTAG
- a CDS encoding ABC transporter ATP-binding protein yields the protein MTASPIQPPLIQINGVTKTLKGQGEPRPILSGVDLTVRAGESVAILGRSGSGKSTLLSLIGLFDRPDGGQYLLHGRDITRIPERRAARLRSQEFGFVFQRFFLLKHLTAMQNVAMALVNGQGWAPRRKRRAKVMTALEQVGIAHLAKHRPARLSGGEQQRVAIARALVREPRVLLADEPTGALDTETGALVIDVLHAATDRGCGLILVTHDHAHANRMGRVVRLSDGRLVPERAGVFG from the coding sequence GTGACCGCGTCCCCGATCCAGCCGCCGCTGATCCAGATCAACGGCGTCACCAAGACGTTGAAGGGGCAGGGGGAGCCCAGGCCCATCCTGTCCGGTGTGGACCTGACCGTGCGCGCGGGCGAGAGCGTGGCGATCCTCGGCCGCTCCGGGTCCGGCAAGAGCACCCTGCTCAGCCTCATCGGCCTGTTCGACCGCCCCGACGGCGGCCAGTACCTGCTGCACGGCCGCGACATCACCCGGATCCCCGAGCGCCGCGCGGCCCGGTTGCGCAGCCAGGAGTTCGGTTTCGTGTTCCAGCGGTTCTTCCTGCTCAAGCACCTCACCGCGATGCAGAACGTGGCGATGGCGCTGGTCAACGGGCAGGGGTGGGCGCCGCGCCGCAAGCGCAGGGCCAAGGTGATGACCGCGCTCGAGCAGGTCGGCATCGCGCACCTGGCCAAGCACCGGCCCGCCCGGCTCTCCGGCGGCGAGCAGCAGCGGGTGGCGATCGCCAGGGCGCTGGTGCGCGAGCCGAGGGTGCTGCTGGCCGACGAGCCGACCGGGGCGCTGGACACCGAGACCGGCGCGCTGGTGATCGACGTCCTGCACGCGGCGACCGACCGCGGCTGCGGGCTGATCCTGGTGACCCACGACCACGCGCACGCCAACCGGATGGGCCGCGTGGTGCGGCTCAGCGACGGGCGGCTGGTGCCGGAGCGGGCGGGGGTGTTCGGCTGA
- a CDS encoding ABC transporter permease yields MALSGRLRSALVIGGQGIRARKLRTFLSMISLFLGVLAVIAVQAGSVLANRALLEDIEMIEGKDGTVVVSVPSGEGAATAVLDTVRDRQDAVGMLSTAAIIGEPGLTPVNPGGMPLRYADQAGPPMQTICTPQGFCYAEPSSEKPLPRGNAVEVQLVGITGDIRQFRPFHTEAGSWVDFAGDPSMSPRLVLNREAALAFTQYQLPAEMRIGSAYGGSADPGSPHPTPRVIGTVHDGNMQPTAYVRADELLNWLPASSMGSQSMTILMSPSAVTVGPTLRSKLGPDLGNQLYFRTIDSRERIGSQLDLMRWIFYAMAALVLLIGVAGILNVGLATIGERVEELALRRAVGTPRLLLAGIVLAETLLTGLLTAAAAVVTGIVGLQAAGYFFGDSRPSLQNVAFPWEAGVAGVVAGLIAGVLGGLFPAIRAARIPIATVMRA; encoded by the coding sequence ATGGCGCTCTCCGGGCGGTTGCGCTCCGCGCTGGTCATCGGCGGCCAGGGCATCCGGGCGCGCAAGCTGCGCACGTTCCTGTCGATGATCAGCCTGTTCCTCGGGGTGCTCGCCGTGATCGCCGTGCAGGCGGGGTCGGTGCTGGCGAACCGGGCGCTGCTGGAGGACATCGAGATGATCGAGGGCAAGGACGGCACCGTGGTCGTCAGCGTCCCCTCGGGCGAGGGTGCCGCGACAGCGGTGCTCGACACCGTGCGCGACCGGCAGGACGCCGTCGGCATGCTGTCCACCGCCGCCATCATCGGTGAACCCGGCCTCACCCCGGTGAACCCCGGCGGCATGCCCCTGCGCTACGCCGACCAGGCGGGCCCGCCGATGCAGACGATCTGCACACCGCAGGGGTTCTGCTACGCCGAGCCGAGCTCGGAGAAGCCGCTGCCGCGCGGCAACGCCGTCGAGGTGCAGCTGGTGGGGATCACCGGTGACATCCGGCAGTTCCGCCCGTTCCACACCGAGGCGGGCTCGTGGGTCGACTTCGCGGGCGACCCGTCGATGTCGCCGAGGCTGGTGCTCAACCGGGAAGCCGCGTTGGCGTTCACCCAGTACCAGCTCCCCGCCGAGATGCGCATCGGTTCCGCCTACGGCGGTTCGGCCGACCCCGGTTCGCCGCACCCGACGCCCCGCGTCATCGGGACCGTCCACGATGGCAACATGCAGCCCACCGCCTACGTCCGCGCCGACGAGCTGCTCAACTGGCTCCCCGCGTCCTCCATGGGCTCGCAGAGCATGACGATCCTCATGTCGCCTTCAGCGGTGACCGTGGGGCCGACGTTGCGCTCCAAGCTGGGGCCGGATCTCGGCAACCAGCTCTACTTCCGAACGATCGACTCACGCGAGCGCATCGGTAGTCAGCTGGACCTGATGCGCTGGATCTTCTACGCCATGGCTGCCTTGGTGCTTCTTATCGGTGTGGCGGGCATCCTCAACGTGGGCCTGGCGACCATCGGCGAACGGGTGGAGGAACTCGCCCTTCGGCGCGCAGTGGGCACACCTCGCCTCTTGTTGGCGGGCATCGTCTTAGCCGAAACCCTCCTCACCGGGCTTCTTACGGCAGCTGCCGCCGTAGTGACCGGGATAGTGGGCCTACAGGCCGCCGGGTACTTCTTCGGTGACAGCCGACCAAGCCTCCAGAACGTCGCGTTCCCGTGGGAAGCGGGCGTGGCGGGCGTAGTGGCCGGTCTTATCGCGGGTGTACTGGGCGGGCTCTTCCCGGCCATCCGTGCGGCCAGGATCCCCATTGCCACTGTGATGCGGGCTTAA
- a CDS encoding succinate dehydrogenase/fumarate reductase iron-sulfur subunit — translation MKYRVRVWRQAGPAASGRLVDYDIDDVTADMSFLEMLDVLNERLQLEGDDPVAFDHDCREGICGACGVMIDGVAHGPGKATTTCQLHMRQFDPSQPIVVEPWRAAPFPVVRDLVVDRSALDRVIESGGYISTRAGAAPDAHALPVPKPDADTAFEAAACIGCGACVAACPNGSSMLFTAAKATHLGVLPQGQPERYTRARDMVETQDDLGFGGCTLTGECTAVCPKGIPLTAITRLNHDVLSAAMRSA, via the coding sequence GTGAAGTACCGAGTGCGGGTGTGGCGTCAGGCGGGCCCGGCCGCGTCAGGCCGCCTCGTCGACTACGACATCGACGACGTCACCGCCGACATGTCGTTCCTTGAGATGCTGGACGTCCTCAACGAACGCCTCCAACTCGAAGGCGACGACCCCGTCGCCTTCGACCACGACTGCCGCGAAGGCATCTGCGGCGCCTGCGGGGTCATGATCGATGGTGTTGCCCACGGCCCCGGCAAGGCCACTACGACCTGCCAACTGCACATGCGCCAATTCGACCCGTCCCAGCCGATCGTCGTCGAACCGTGGCGGGCGGCGCCCTTCCCCGTGGTGCGCGACCTCGTCGTAGACCGCTCCGCACTCGACCGAGTCATCGAATCAGGCGGCTACATCTCCACCCGCGCAGGCGCGGCGCCCGACGCCCACGCCCTACCCGTGCCCAAACCCGACGCCGACACCGCCTTCGAAGCCGCCGCCTGCATCGGGTGCGGCGCGTGCGTGGCGGCGTGCCCCAACGGCTCCTCGATGCTGTTCACCGCCGCCAAAGCCACCCACCTCGGAGTCCTGCCCCAAGGCCAACCCGAGCGCTACACCCGCGCCCGCGACATGGTCGAAACCCAAGACGACCTCGGCTTCGGCGGCTGCACCCTCACCGGCGAATGCACCGCCGTCTGCCCCAAGGGCATCCCCCTGACCGCCATCACCCGCCTAAACCACGACGTGCTGTCCGCGGCCATGCGCTCCGCCTAG
- a CDS encoding LysR family transcriptional regulator → MTLQQLVYFLAVAETRHFTRAAHRAHVAQPSLSKQINSLETELGASLFTRARGNVALTAAGEALLPIAKRILSDVDTARLEVAELVGLRRGRIRLGATPSVCVGVLADVLRRYHERYPGIRLQVEESGSRDLTAALLGGELDLALLIVPPQGVESALTMTPVLREHLMVASSSTAPALADSVRLESLRDEPMVMFRRGYDLRETTLHACREAGFEPALAVEGGEMDAVLRFVEAGLGVALVPSLVLPGRPGLRATPLAGTTIRRTIALAHRTDTPPTAAARAFRSTLFGHIDGLVAANALPPGVEPLR, encoded by the coding sequence ATGACGCTGCAGCAGCTCGTGTATTTCCTGGCCGTCGCGGAGACCCGGCACTTCACCCGCGCCGCCCACCGGGCACATGTGGCGCAGCCCTCACTGAGCAAGCAGATCAACAGCCTGGAAACCGAACTGGGCGCGTCCCTGTTCACCCGCGCTCGCGGCAACGTGGCTCTTACGGCCGCGGGCGAAGCACTGCTGCCGATCGCCAAGCGCATCCTGTCCGACGTGGACACGGCGAGGCTTGAAGTGGCCGAGCTCGTTGGTCTAAGGCGCGGGCGGATCCGCCTAGGGGCGACACCGAGCGTGTGCGTTGGTGTCCTCGCCGATGTACTACGGCGCTACCACGAGCGGTATCCGGGTATCCGGCTACAAGTGGAGGAGAGCGGGTCCCGGGACCTGACCGCGGCTCTACTAGGCGGCGAGTTGGACCTGGCGCTGCTGATCGTGCCGCCCCAGGGCGTCGAGTCAGCCCTCACGATGACACCCGTCCTGCGGGAACACCTGATGGTCGCGTCGTCGTCCACCGCGCCCGCTCTCGCGGACAGCGTGCGACTGGAGTCGTTGCGCGACGAGCCCATGGTCATGTTCCGCCGCGGGTACGACCTGCGCGAAACGACGCTGCACGCCTGTCGGGAAGCAGGGTTCGAACCGGCACTCGCGGTGGAGGGCGGCGAAATGGATGCCGTGCTGCGGTTCGTCGAGGCCGGACTGGGCGTGGCCCTGGTGCCCAGCCTTGTCCTACCCGGCCGCCCTGGCCTGCGCGCGACGCCTCTGGCGGGCACCACGATCCGTCGCACGATCGCCTTGGCGCACCGCACCGACACGCCACCCACGGCGGCGGCGCGGGCCTTCCGCTCGACGCTGTTCGGCCACATCGACGGCCTGGTCGCCGCCAACGCGCTGCCACCCGGTGTGGAGCCCCTGCGGTGA